One stretch of Shewanella sp. Arc9-LZ DNA includes these proteins:
- a CDS encoding GFA family protein: MIKQVGNTVIELKHKATCHCGAVELELTLPNGIENPRRCDCSICRRKGAIAGSVKLGGIRVVKGQDVLTLYQFNTNTAKHYFCSHCGIYTHHQRRSNPTEYGFNIACLDGVNPFDLGDVQTSDGVNHPSDRDVV, encoded by the coding sequence ATGATCAAGCAAGTGGGTAATACCGTTATTGAGTTAAAGCACAAAGCAACATGTCATTGTGGTGCCGTTGAACTCGAGCTCACGTTACCCAATGGTATCGAAAATCCACGACGCTGTGATTGTTCAATTTGTCGTAGAAAAGGTGCGATTGCTGGCTCTGTTAAACTGGGCGGGATTAGGGTGGTAAAAGGTCAAGATGTGTTAACGCTTTATCAATTTAACACCAATACCGCGAAACATTATTTCTGTTCTCATTGTGGTATTTATACTCATCATCAACGTCGCTCAAACCCGACTGAATACGGTTTTAACATAGCTTGTTTAGACGGTGTTAATCCATTTGATTTAGGTGATGTACAAACGAGTGATGGGGTAAACCATCCATCAGACCGAGACGTTGTATAG
- a CDS encoding NAD(P)/FAD-dependent oxidoreductase, producing MIRLNQVKLPLDHNEDALQQLVLQRLSISADQLVDIHVFKRGYDARKKNLISLIYTLDVTLANVDEAALLTSLADDHNIRVSPDTDYKYVATAPEGLTERPLVIGMGPCGLFVGLMLAQMGFKPIILERGKSVHERAKDTFRFWRTSELNTESNVQFGEGGAGTFSDGKLYSQVKDPGFKGLKVKQEFVAAGAPAEIIYVSKPHIGTFKLVTMVEKMRREIIRLGGEIRFETRVDEINITDRQVTGVTLRNGEVLHSKHVIAAIGHSARDTFQMLHDKGVYMQAQSFSIGFRIEHKQEMIDKDRFGVNAGHPMLGAADYKLVHHCKSGRSVYSFCMCPGGVVVAATSEEHAVVTNGMSQYSRSERNANSAIVVGIDPSDFDNDPLQGIALQRKLERHAYIMGGSNYDAPAQMVGDFLAAGVGKPFENVEPSYKPNVKMTDLSDALPQFAIDAIREAIPAFGKKIRGFDSKDAMLTGVETRTSSPVQIKRGADFQSINTKGLYPAGEGAGYAGGILSAGIDGISIAEAVALDMIKEMTNS from the coding sequence ATGATCCGTTTAAACCAAGTAAAATTGCCTCTCGACCATAATGAAGATGCGCTGCAACAACTCGTATTGCAAAGGCTCTCTATCTCAGCGGATCAGCTGGTTGATATACATGTGTTTAAGCGTGGCTACGATGCCCGTAAAAAGAATTTAATTTCGTTAATTTATACATTAGATGTGACATTAGCCAATGTAGACGAAGCCGCGTTATTGACATCACTTGCTGACGACCATAATATCCGCGTGTCGCCAGATACCGATTATAAATATGTCGCGACTGCTCCAGAAGGCTTAACGGAACGTCCATTGGTAATAGGCATGGGACCATGCGGCTTGTTTGTTGGGCTTATGTTGGCACAAATGGGCTTTAAACCGATTATTTTAGAGCGTGGAAAATCTGTCCACGAACGCGCTAAAGATACCTTCCGTTTTTGGCGTACCAGTGAGTTAAACACTGAATCAAACGTACAATTTGGTGAAGGTGGCGCTGGCACATTCTCTGATGGGAAGTTATATAGCCAAGTTAAAGACCCTGGCTTTAAAGGCTTAAAAGTCAAACAAGAATTTGTCGCTGCGGGTGCACCAGCTGAAATCATTTATGTTAGTAAACCACACATAGGTACCTTTAAGTTGGTCACCATGGTGGAAAAAATGCGCCGCGAAATAATCCGTTTAGGCGGTGAAATTCGCTTTGAAACCCGTGTTGATGAAATCAACATTACTGACCGTCAAGTGACTGGTGTCACCCTGAGAAATGGCGAAGTACTGCATTCTAAGCATGTTATTGCTGCGATTGGTCACAGTGCCCGTGATACTTTCCAAATGTTACATGATAAAGGCGTGTATATGCAGGCGCAGTCATTTTCGATTGGCTTTCGTATTGAACATAAGCAAGAGATGATTGATAAAGATCGCTTTGGCGTTAACGCGGGTCACCCAATGTTAGGTGCAGCAGATTATAAGTTAGTCCACCATTGCAAAAGTGGTCGCAGTGTTTACAGCTTTTGTATGTGCCCTGGTGGTGTGGTTGTGGCGGCGACGTCTGAAGAACATGCAGTAGTGACTAATGGCATGAGCCAATATTCGCGTAGTGAACGTAATGCCAACAGTGCCATTGTGGTTGGCATTGATCCGAGTGATTTTGACAACGATCCACTTCAAGGTATTGCGCTACAACGTAAATTGGAACGCCACGCCTATATCATGGGCGGCAGCAATTATGATGCTCCAGCGCAAATGGTCGGTGACTTTTTAGCTGCAGGTGTTGGTAAACCGTTTGAAAACGTTGAGCCGTCTTATAAACCCAACGTAAAAATGACCGATTTAAGCGATGCATTACCGCAATTCGCTATCGATGCTATTCGTGAAGCCATTCCAGCATTTGGTAAAAAAATTCGTGGTTTTGACAGTAAAGATGCCATGTTAACCGGCGTTGAAACTCGTACCTCTTCACCGGTACAAATTAAACGTGGTGCCGATTTTCAAAGCATTAACACCAAAGGTTTATATCCTGCAGGTGAAGGCGCCGGTTATGCTGGCGGGATTTTATCGGCGGGTATTGACGGTATCAGTATTGCAGAAGCCGTTGCATTAGACATGATTAAAGAAATGACAAACAGTTAA
- a CDS encoding DUF3047 domain-containing protein — protein sequence MLRWIIFLYSVTVCVNVQAATNVTLLSDNGIESWTTKVFSGESIYSVGDYKGRLALKALSHHSASGLVLEKQIDLIATPYLNWSWLVEKTLPELDERSKAGDDFVARVYVVIDGGFMVWNTKSLNYVWSSNQAKGLVWNNAFAGSSVKMMSVRGQQSQQSQWYEEKRNVYQDLIETFGDKGSENANRKAYQYIDMIAIMTDTDNSGKDAETYYGDIIFTEK from the coding sequence ATGTTGCGATGGATTATATTTCTTTATAGCGTAACAGTTTGTGTGAACGTGCAAGCTGCAACCAATGTGACTTTATTGAGTGATAACGGGATTGAGAGTTGGACCACCAAAGTATTCTCTGGTGAATCAATTTACAGCGTTGGAGACTATAAAGGGCGCCTAGCGCTAAAAGCACTTAGTCACCATTCCGCGTCAGGCCTGGTGCTAGAAAAGCAAATTGACCTCATTGCAACGCCTTACCTAAACTGGAGTTGGTTAGTTGAAAAGACGCTGCCGGAGTTAGACGAGCGAAGTAAAGCTGGTGATGATTTTGTGGCGCGAGTTTACGTGGTTATTGATGGTGGTTTTATGGTGTGGAACACCAAATCATTAAACTATGTTTGGTCGAGCAATCAAGCCAAAGGCTTGGTTTGGAACAACGCTTTTGCTGGCTCAAGTGTTAAAATGATGTCTGTGCGAGGACAGCAATCGCAGCAAAGTCAGTGGTATGAAGAAAAACGCAATGTGTATCAAGATTTGATTGAAACATTTGGGGATAAAGGCAGTGAAAACGCTAACCGCAAAGCGTATCAATACATCGATATGATTGCGATTATGACCGATACCGACAACAGTGGCAAAGATGCAGAAACGTATTATGGCGACATAATATTTACTGAAAAATAG
- the cls gene encoding cardiolipin synthase, whose protein sequence is MVELYKILTIISVLAYWLLIAGITTRIVYKRRSIGVSLAWMMLIFVVPILGIFLYFLVGEMNLGKTRAVRAKEMYGPYREWFRRLFAIQQYRPHNLSDYAIPISHLCEKRLGIPTLANNQLTLKSSAETILTTLIEDIQQAQTSIHLEFYIWHPGGLADQVAQALIQAAQRDVAVRILLDAAGSRTFFNSKWPKKMREAGINLVSALSVSLVRMIFRRLDLRLHRKIVVIDNQIGYTGSMNLVDPKYFKQSAGVGEWVDVMVRITGSSVPVLNCILAWDWETETDQRMLPEPPQCHPHDEEPSDMVQVIPSGPGMPEDMIQQVLLLSIYQAKHSITITSPYFVPSENLLFALTAAALRGVEVNLIIPDKNDSMMVEWASRSFFGELLNAGVNIHRFRGGLLHTKSVVIDLHHSLIGTVNLDMRSLWLNFEVTLSVENLEFTQSLSEVQHQYMANSIKMDARQWRKRPLVKRLVEQFFYLFSPLL, encoded by the coding sequence ATGGTTGAGCTTTATAAAATATTAACGATAATCAGCGTATTAGCTTATTGGCTGCTCATTGCTGGTATCACCACGCGTATTGTCTATAAACGGCGATCTATTGGTGTTTCCTTAGCTTGGATGATGCTTATTTTTGTTGTCCCCATCTTAGGTATTTTCCTTTATTTCCTCGTTGGCGAGATGAACCTTGGTAAAACCCGCGCAGTGAGAGCTAAAGAGATGTACGGCCCCTATCGGGAATGGTTTCGTCGACTGTTTGCCATTCAGCAATATCGTCCTCACAACTTAAGTGATTACGCGATTCCCATAAGCCATTTATGTGAAAAACGTCTGGGCATTCCTACGTTAGCCAATAATCAACTAACACTTAAATCATCCGCCGAAACGATTTTAACAACCCTGATTGAAGACATACAACAAGCGCAAACCTCGATTCATTTAGAGTTCTATATTTGGCATCCTGGTGGGCTTGCTGACCAAGTTGCCCAAGCACTTATTCAAGCTGCTCAACGCGATGTGGCAGTGAGAATATTATTAGATGCTGCAGGAAGTCGAACCTTTTTTAACAGTAAGTGGCCAAAAAAAATGCGTGAAGCTGGCATAAATTTGGTATCCGCACTGTCTGTTTCTCTTGTACGTATGATCTTCCGCCGTTTAGATCTTCGCCTTCATCGTAAAATAGTCGTGATAGACAACCAAATCGGTTATACCGGCTCAATGAATCTAGTCGATCCTAAATATTTTAAGCAAAGCGCTGGTGTTGGTGAGTGGGTTGATGTCATGGTGAGAATTACCGGCTCCAGTGTGCCAGTGCTTAACTGCATTCTCGCCTGGGATTGGGAAACCGAAACAGACCAGAGAATGTTACCCGAACCGCCACAATGCCATCCGCACGACGAGGAACCATCTGACATGGTTCAAGTTATTCCATCAGGACCCGGTATGCCTGAGGATATGATCCAACAAGTTTTATTGCTCAGTATTTATCAAGCAAAACACAGCATCACCATCACTAGCCCTTATTTTGTCCCCAGTGAAAACCTACTGTTTGCATTAACAGCAGCTGCATTACGGGGGGTGGAGGTCAATTTAATCATACCCGATAAAAACGACTCAATGATGGTGGAATGGGCCAGCAGATCTTTCTTTGGCGAGTTACTGAATGCAGGTGTCAATATTCATCGTTTTCGTGGCGGTTTACTGCACACAAAGTCAGTGGTCATTGACCTGCACCATAGTCTAATCGGCACAGTTAATCTTGATATGCGCAGCCTATGGCTTAACTTTGAAGTGACTCTTTCTGTTGAAAATTTAGAATTCACTCAATCGCTTAGTGAAGTCCAACATCAATATATGGCTAATTCAATAAAAATGGATGCGCGCCAGTGGCGTAAAAGACCGTTAGTTAAACGATTAGTCGAGCAGTTTTTTTACTTATTTAGCCCACTACTTTAA
- a CDS encoding endonuclease/exonuclease/phosphatase family protein: protein MLMMTVVVVPKFVHLATEPQVINNEQESFAAQCVKATPIAKLDTDGQLAVASWNVYKQQNAGWQTLLSQLAKQHQLLLLQEVKLSDEFQLWRQQHHQQLAMVQAFSQDHIPLGVMSLSQVAASESCGYLTAEPLIQFPKSSLLSYFPLSNGETLLVANLHSINFEYDLDSYAAQLQQLLPALSAHKGPIIFGGDLNTWRQARLSMLALMTKKLGLKAVIPADDKRTTVMGYPIDHLYYRGLTLESSRVIMTKSSDHYPLLAQFRLGES from the coding sequence TTGTTGATGATGACAGTTGTGGTTGTGCCAAAATTTGTGCATTTAGCCACAGAGCCTCAAGTGATTAATAATGAGCAAGAGTCGTTTGCTGCACAATGTGTAAAAGCCACACCTATCGCTAAATTGGATACTGATGGCCAACTGGCGGTCGCGAGCTGGAATGTTTATAAACAGCAAAATGCTGGCTGGCAAACGCTGCTCAGTCAGTTAGCTAAACAACATCAATTATTGTTGCTGCAAGAGGTGAAGTTATCTGACGAGTTTCAGTTGTGGCGCCAACAACATCACCAACAATTGGCGATGGTGCAAGCATTTAGCCAAGACCATATACCACTAGGGGTGATGAGCTTGTCTCAAGTTGCTGCGAGTGAAAGTTGCGGTTATTTGACGGCTGAACCCCTAATACAGTTTCCCAAGTCGAGTTTGTTAAGTTATTTCCCCTTATCGAATGGTGAAACTTTGCTGGTGGCTAACTTGCACAGTATTAACTTTGAGTATGATCTAGACAGTTATGCTGCGCAGTTACAGCAGCTACTACCAGCGTTAAGTGCTCATAAAGGACCGATAATTTTCGGCGGGGATTTAAATACTTGGCGTCAAGCCAGATTATCAATGTTAGCCTTGATGACAAAGAAATTAGGGCTAAAAGCGGTGATCCCCGCGGATGACAAACGCACAACCGTGATGGGCTATCCAATTGATCACCTTTATTATCGAGGACTAACTTTAGAGTCATCTCGGGTCATTATGACTAAAAGCTCAGACCATTATCCTTTGTTAGCGCAATTTAGATTAGGCGAAAGTTAA